The Apium graveolens cultivar Ventura chromosome 11, ASM990537v1, whole genome shotgun sequence genome has a window encoding:
- the LOC141695162 gene encoding uncharacterized protein LOC141695162: MKNTIRCCISCILPCGALDVIRIVHSNGHVEEISGTIRAAEIIKLNPRHMLKKPSSPSDEHTCPKMVVVPPDAELQRGKIYFLIPIPKTHEKSRSRSSSKKKRRASESNNITVTNLLINSDQYLTEIMSENSVSMQRDRRGGRTGVWRPHLESISEAASDS, encoded by the coding sequence ATGAAAAACACAATCAGGTGCTGCATCTCCTGCATTCTACCATGTGGCGCTCTCGACGTGATCCGAATAGTCCATTCGAACGGGCACGTGGAGGAAATCAGTGGCACGATCCGTGCGGCCGAGATCATAAAATTGAATCCAAGGCACATGTTGAAGAAGCCCTCTTCACCATCTGATGAACACACTTGTCCCAAAATGGTTGTAGTTCCACCTGATGCTGAACTTCAACGTGGGAAAATCTATTTTCTCATCCCTATTCCGAAAACACACGAAAAGAGTCGTTCGAGATCATCTTCTAAGAAGAAGAGGAGAGCTTCCGAAAGCAACAACATTACAGTGACAAACTTGCTCATAAATTCTGATCAGTATCTGACAGAAATCATGTCCGAGAATTCGGTTTCGATGCAAAGGGATCGGAGAGGAGGCCGGACAGGAGTGTGGAGACCTCATTTAGAGAGCATTTCCGAGGCAGCAAGTGATTCATAA